A window of the Calditerricola satsumensis genome harbors these coding sequences:
- a CDS encoding RsfA family transcriptional regulator gives MPGTRQDAWTADDDLLLAEVTLRHIREGSTQLKAFEEVAQRLGRTPAACGFRWNNTVRKQYEEAIQLAKQQRQQIKKSRSSRVQREEGDAADSISYDAVIRFLRQQRQAMQEWQKRVKQLEKELQEKEAALNELREENERLRGELSSMRADFHAMNDDYKTLIQIMNRARKMALLQDGEAVEPKVFRMDENGNLERIE, from the coding sequence TTGCCTGGGACGAGACAGGATGCCTGGACGGCCGACGACGACTTGCTGCTGGCCGAGGTGACGCTTCGCCACATCCGGGAAGGCAGCACCCAATTGAAAGCCTTCGAGGAAGTGGCACAGCGCTTAGGGCGAACGCCGGCAGCCTGCGGATTTCGGTGGAACAACACGGTGCGCAAGCAGTACGAGGAAGCCATCCAGTTGGCCAAACAGCAGCGGCAACAGATCAAAAAATCGCGGTCCTCCCGTGTGCAGCGGGAGGAAGGCGACGCGGCGGATTCGATCTCGTACGATGCGGTCATTCGCTTTCTGCGCCAGCAGCGGCAGGCGATGCAGGAATGGCAGAAACGGGTCAAGCAGCTCGAAAAGGAGCTGCAGGAGAAAGAGGCGGCCCTCAACGAGCTGCGGGAAGAGAACGAACGGCTGCGCGGCGAGCTCTCCAGCATGCGCGCGGATTTTCACGCCATGAACGACGACTACAAAACGCTGATCCAGATCATGAACCGCGCGCGCAAGATGGCCCTTTTGCAGGACGGGGAAGCGGTCGAGCCCAAAGTGTTCCGCATGGACGAAAACGGCAACCTGGAGCGGATCGAATGA
- a CDS encoding DUF2626 domain-containing protein produces the protein MARMYRVLAFWTLVIGLMFAWGELWGPAVLFFAQTAAFLTVSYMGLSERAYLLIFWGYMILAFTGILYWAFFEMEPGQNEQALSALLAALERGV, from the coding sequence ATGGCACGGATGTACCGGGTGCTGGCCTTCTGGACGCTGGTGATCGGGCTCATGTTCGCCTGGGGTGAGCTGTGGGGCCCCGCCGTCCTGTTCTTTGCCCAGACGGCCGCGTTTCTCACGGTCAGCTACATGGGGCTGTCGGAGCGCGCCTATCTGCTCATCTTCTGGGGGTACATGATCCTCGCCTTCACCGGCATCCTGTACTGGGCGTTTTTCGAAATGGAACCCGGCCAGAACGAGCAGGCCCTGTCCGCCCTGCTGGCGGCACTGGAAAGAGGTGTTTAA
- a CDS encoding acetyl-CoA carboxylase biotin carboxylase subunit — protein sequence MRKVLIANRGEIARRILRTCRARGVATVAVYSEADAGWPFVREADEAVLLGPPPVAQSYLNLEKIVAIAKETGADAIHPGYGFLSENPTFARRCREEGIAFIGPDPDVIAAMGDKVNARRTMQRAGVPVVPGTDEPLASVEAALGAAAAIGYPVMLKASAGGGGIGMQVCRTPEELKAAYGTATARAKAYFGCGDVFLEKYIDDPRHIEVQILADAHGNVVHLFERDCSVQRRHQKVIEETPSPFLTEEARQAICAAAVAAAKAVGYVGAGTVEFLVDADQNFYFLEMNTRLQVEHPITEETLGLDLVALQLDIAEGKPLPFTQEDVAARRKGHAIECRVYAEDPVTFLPAPGRIVAYEPPSGEGVRVDDGVEAGLTVTPYYDPMIAKLVVSGSTREEALARGRAALAAYRIEGLKHNIPFLQRVLESEPFVQGRYTTHLVQELQAQEQKGARQS from the coding sequence ATTCGGAAGGTTCTGATCGCAAACCGCGGAGAGATCGCCCGCCGGATCCTCCGCACCTGCCGGGCGCGTGGTGTGGCCACGGTGGCGGTCTATTCGGAGGCCGACGCCGGCTGGCCCTTCGTGCGAGAGGCCGACGAGGCGGTGCTGCTCGGGCCGCCCCCGGTGGCGCAAAGTTATCTGAATCTCGAAAAAATCGTGGCCATTGCGAAGGAGACGGGGGCCGACGCGATCCATCCGGGGTATGGCTTTTTGTCGGAAAACCCGACCTTTGCCCGCCGCTGTCGGGAAGAGGGGATTGCCTTCATCGGTCCCGATCCCGATGTGATCGCCGCCATGGGCGACAAGGTGAACGCCCGCCGGACCATGCAGCGGGCGGGGGTCCCCGTCGTCCCCGGCACCGACGAGCCGCTCGCGTCGGTGGAGGCGGCGCTCGGGGCTGCGGCGGCCATCGGCTACCCGGTGATGCTGAAGGCCAGCGCCGGCGGGGGCGGCATCGGCATGCAGGTGTGCCGCACGCCGGAGGAGCTCAAGGCCGCCTACGGGACGGCGACGGCGCGGGCCAAGGCCTACTTCGGATGCGGCGACGTCTTTTTGGAGAAGTACATCGACGACCCGCGGCATATCGAGGTGCAGATTCTCGCCGACGCCCACGGGAACGTCGTCCACCTGTTCGAGCGCGACTGTTCGGTCCAGCGCCGCCATCAAAAGGTGATCGAGGAGACGCCGTCGCCCTTCCTCACCGAGGAGGCGCGGCAGGCCATCTGCGCGGCGGCGGTGGCCGCGGCAAAGGCGGTGGGCTACGTCGGCGCCGGGACCGTCGAATTTCTCGTCGACGCCGACCAGAACTTCTACTTCCTCGAGATGAACACCCGCCTGCAGGTGGAGCACCCGATCACGGAAGAGACGCTGGGGCTTGATCTCGTCGCGCTGCAGCTGGACATCGCCGAGGGCAAGCCGCTGCCCTTCACGCAGGAGGACGTGGCGGCGCGGCGCAAGGGGCACGCCATCGAGTGCCGCGTCTACGCCGAGGATCCCGTCACCTTCCTGCCGGCGCCGGGGCGGATTGTCGCCTACGAGCCGCCCAGCGGAGAGGGGGTGCGCGTCGACGACGGGGTGGAAGCCGGCCTGACGGTGACGCCGTACTACGACCCGATGATCGCCAAGCTGGTGGTCAGCGGTTCCACGCGCGAGGAAGCCTTGGCACGCGGCCGCGCGGCCCTTGCCGCCTACCGCATCGAGGGGCTCAAGCACAACATC